GTCAGAACGGGtatgaaagaaaacaatttccagtttctgaaaaaaaattgttctgtAATTTCTAATAcagtatacatttttttcttcagaaattAGAGCTtgttttctttcataaccaCTACCATATAAATTTGTTGCAAATATGTCTGCTTTCCCATCACACATGGAAGAGAATTAATATGTTGGTGTATGAGTCATAGTGCTTCCATATGATGAACATGCAGTGTTACAGTATATTTATGGTTGCCACTTACTAATATTGGTTATTTATAAAGTTTACTGCCAGCATTACTGAGACAAATGTAAAGACATTGACCACACATTCTGTCCATTTCATCTTAGTTTTCAcaggctctgtttgatacaaccacacagggAAACCAACAAGAAAAGGCACATTAAGCTGACAAGATTGCTATTTTGTTCAacagtttgtctaaatgaaataaaccattcaaaTATATTGCAACCAGATATAGACATGCTggtaaaaatgtttttatatttgcGTTTGACGTCTACATGGTGGCACTTTAGTTTCTTGTAGACAAAATGCTGCAAGACACTGTATTCGTTCAATCGtgttatcttaaaatgtagcacGTGCAGtttttcttattggtttctacatggttgtatcaaacagagccagtgaacactaacatgaaataaGTGGTACCTACTGCTTTCACCATGTagtaaacaaatacataataaTACACTAGAtattgcaataaataaataattttatttcaatctttAAGTCcttcattaattttgtatacaACTGAGATGATATAAATACAACTAAATAACAAACTACGAAATAACAGAaatagttatgcaaattaaatagAAGACAGATGGAAATCAAAACTAGAAATAgaattatttgacaaaaaatatatatgtatatattctaGTTGTCTCCATAGAGATATTTCACAAATCACATCCAAAAAATAATCTTTTGTTAATGTGGTCTActgatttctttcatttttttttgcttttgagTTATAATGTAAGAGAAACTTGAAAAATGGAGTGTGCTGAAAATTTAGTAACAAAGGTACAGATGAGAACATTCAGCTAATTCACTTTTGTCTGATTCCTGTACTAAAACAGGACCACCTTTAGCAGGAAATTTGTTGCAGTAACATCAGGGTGTAAGAGTAGTAAGCTTTACTTAGATCTCTTGGAAAAGTTGGAAGATAATATACATAATAGTATCTTTTACTTTACAAGTTTCATGTGTCATATATAATTCTGAgacgaaaaaaaaatacaagttctTCCCTTTCAGAAAACCTTGTAACAAAGTTTCTCgcaaatctttttaaaaaaacacaacaaaatccCCAAAagcaacaatttattttttatagtaAGTATTGATAatcacaaatttttttgttcataCCACTAAGCCAAGATTCTACACAGAGTTGTCCAGTATCAGTTTCAGTTGAATGGTGTTCAAGTAATGTTGTCTTCAGTATAGTGGCCGTATTGGATATCACAAATAATGAGATAAATGTGCACTTTACTGATGTCAGATTGATCTACGACATACTCCTAAACTTTGAGGAGTAAAATATCATTGCTATAAAACTATGTTTATGGTTCACCCACCATCTCTGATAACAAAAAAGTACAAGTTTATGGGAAAAAACAAGTACCACTTATGGTTACACAGTGAAGTGTGACTTCGATCCAGGccgccatcttgtttacaagtcgtcacaaacaaccaatcaacaaAGATGAAATCAAATATAGCTGTCATTGAAGGCCGTGATATAAATTGCTGTATAGGAGCACGACTACTTTGGCTAGATGCAACTCTTAATTCAACATGTCCAATTCTATTTTAAATTTGGTCGTAGTTGTGCAGGTCTTTCCTCCTGGGATGTTTCTAAGATGTGTATATACCTTCTTCTGCCACTTCAGGTTGATTGAGACTGCTATCCATGCCTAGTAATGCTTCAGTCTGTTTAATCCTACAGTAAAGATGAATATCAAATAAGTAGTTATAGTGGAGAGGTCTTAATTTTCACTTTGTTGTGGTCACATTTGTAACAATTTTAAACCTAAATATACACTTACCTAACACTTGTAATTGTGCCAATTTGTGTCTTAATGCATGTAAGAAAATTGCCTCGTTTTTAAAAGTTGGTACCATGATATCAATTTCATTTCTTCTAGGATCCTGATGTCCATGACTGACATGTTCtgattctcgcaaaccagagctattatttcttcaGTAGGGACCCGCTCATTAACGGTACTGTAAAACGGTTGTTGTTTGCAACGATGCATGTTCTGGGGTTCACCAAACAATTATATGTCAAAGAATGTGTCATACTCTAGTTACTGAAGTTCTGAttattatgcatgtatgtaaggATAGCGAGAGGGACCACAGGGTGCCCCAGATTTAGCATAGCGAGGGCTGGACTTTGGTCACGGCTGCTCAATGTATGGCAATGCATGAAGTCGTGAACAAAACATAAACTGTGTGTAAAAGAACTCAGTACTATGGTTACTTTAGTAGGCATGTTTTGATCATTGGTAGTCACTAATAAAACAACATGGGAAGAGAGTGATAACTTCATATCTGTGACCTTTACACTACAATCCTCAACAATTCTGGCCTACACTTCTGGCTCAAAAATGGCCTGTGAACAGCgcctcctagtggccaaactatatatttttttttatctcactAATACTGGAATATGCATATTATTCATTTAGTTTTCCTAAATGCAATGCCACAGATCTCAGTCATTTAGTGATGATTGTATcagtaaatataataaaacaaagaaattcttcatataaaataaaaatacaagaaaactttCTGATCTTGACTTTTCCATAGAACTTTAAATACAATTGTTAATTTTCTAGATAAATTAAgagaaataatttgaaaattggTGAATTTTGTGtggcaacaaacaaacattttttaatcATGTTGATAAATCTGTGAACAGAGATACGGTGAGTAGACTTTTTCCAAGATGTATAAAGGTGTTTCACAAACATTCCCTTTAAGGGAGAGCACACATGATGTTTAGATGTTTCAGaggtacacacacaaacataaaaaTCGTACTTCAGTACTCCATGTACTCACATTTTTGCCATCCTCTCAGCTCGTGAAGTTACGTCAGAACTAATGAATTGGTTGCTTTGTGATGATCCTGCTGCACTAGCTTCATTTACAGTGTTATCATCACCTTTGGTATCCATATCACCACCTTTGGTATCCATATCATCACCTTTAGTATCCATATCACCACCTTTGGTATCCATATCACCATTTTCGGTACCCATATCACCTCCTTTCGTATATATATGAACACCTTCATCCTTCATATCCTCAATTTTGTCATCCATGTCACCATCATCATCCCTAGCACAACCGTTGtctttatcattatcattatcaccatcatcaccatcttcttcttcttcaccACTGTCTTTTCccacatcatcaccatcaatacCATGACCAtcttcattgtcattgtcaccAGACATAGCCTTTGTGTGGATTTCTGGAATTGATGACTCGTGTTTGGGTGATCCAGACTGTGTTGACACTATGCTACTTGCAGCAATGGGTTCAGCTGATGTTGCACTTGTCATAGCATCAGTTACCACATTGGCAGTGCTTGTGGTTGGAAACACAGCAGGCCCTTCAGCCAATTCTTCATCACTATCATCTCGGTGAGACAAGTATGATTTCACTCTAGAATGATCAATAACTCCTTGCGTTGTACTTGTGATTTCTTCATTATCTCCTGAAGACATCGCGACATTGGGATATCGAGCTCCAATGTCCTGATCTGATGATGTTGCAGGTACTGTTACAATCTCTGTAAAATCAAGCAtgaaatgttatgtaaatatttctacAAAGAACACATTCAATTTCTACAACTAAATCATACATGAATATTCTGAGTATTTTCTGTACACAAACATTTTTCCACCTGATAATTTTACACGGGATAAACAGGGCTCCCCTAGCAATTAAAACATTCAGCCACTTGATTAGCCAATTTCACcactttcatttcaataaaCATCGGTCACTAACTTTGGGCTTTAAAGGACACACTAGTCAACTCCACAGTTCTCTATGTTTGCCCTACTAACCTACTAACAACATGGTTATGAAATGTTATCTTAACAGATTTCTACTTACCTACAGGTGTTCCTTGCATTAGGGCTGGTTGAGATGAGTGGTACCTTGCCCTTGGAGGAACTTTAGCTGCAGGCAGTGTATCAGAGGTTCGAGGAGACTGAAACGTAAATTACAAAATTGCAATGACTTAGTGGAGGTGTTGAAATTAAATCAAGCATTTATTATACTATAGAAAAGATGAAATTGTTGTTTGAGTTTGCAGCAGTTCATTGTCCTCACCAACGCCTGTGCccattttacaatttttgtaaTATACCAAATGTTTAGGTTTAAAACAAACTATACATTGTTAAAAAAACTACCTGTGATTGCAACAAGTGAAGGCGAGATTCCACCAGTGTTAGTCTTCCTAGAACAGATTGTAAGGTAGGATCACCGATTGGCATAGAAACATTTCTGGTTTCACCATGTTCTTGTTTATCCCTGGTCAAGTCTGTCACCTCTGCTTCCACTCTCTGCAGACGTTCCATGATCATACCCATGGTCTCCTCAAGCTGTGTCAGTCTCATCTCAAGTGGCTCCATTGACTGTATCCAACAACATTAAAAACCATGAATTTAGTCATTAATCCCCATTCTACCAGAGGTATCTGTTTGTATACAGAAACTTCGAGTTTGCAAAAAACAGGATTAACCCTTACAATGCCATGTCTGCGTATATGCAGATAGTCCCTGCTGGGTTCCTACACTATGTCTGCATCTATGCATTACAAACAAGTTTTCACATTTGCATAAGCCCAATTTTCACCTCTTCACCTCATATCTGGGTAAATTATTCATTTGACAATATACGTAATGTGTGAATAAAGGAAAACATAGGattgattgtatgttttattattcctttcaagttaaaattgataattttagaGTAGGTAAGATCCTACTCTGTAGTGGAAAAAGTCattggcctagggagtcttttgtatgaaaagtccttggcctagggagtcttttgcatgaaCACTATATGGCATCATGTTATACTGAAGACATTAGAGTGCTCGAAGTCAAATAAAGATATTGTGGTCAACTATTGTCGCTTCCAGGGAAACTGGAATATTTTGCAATCTCATCAAAATACTGTcacattatttgaaattataatattatcgGTCTTTTGATTAGACTTACAGCTGCTCCTCTCATGTCTGGTTCTGGGGATACATTGGAACTCCTGTAACCATCATCCATGCCTCTGTGTTCTCCATCCGAATTTTTGACTGGTACTTGTGGTCTCTTTACAGGTACTGGAAGGTGGCTACAATCAGCTTTagttacagatacagatatCTCACCCTGTGGCAGGGTTTGGCTGTctacttgtaccttatcagctGTGTACAAACTATCATGTACATctgtaaatgaaatatacactttgaTGTGTTTGTTTTATACAGTATTTCTGCACTCTAAGAAATAATACCATTAAtcaaattactgtaaacctagatattttcactactacaaaattttgtgtgcttttacagtcttcagctagttctcaaagactaattttcacaaATCACCAAACTGgtgcattgtgttcatgtacaagaaggcattttagtcactacttatgtttgcgtttttgttttccagcgaaattagCAAAAATGAGTCAAGCGAAAATTTCCAGATTTACAGTATTATATAGGTCCTCCCTAGGACTTTGATAAGTATTTTGTTCGAATTTCCATCTTACAATTTCTTCAAAACAACATGAATCCATAAAAACTAAcgttttattacaaatttaccACAGTTTTATAATCACTGACATCACAGAGCTATGTATACCTCAGTTGTTACTTGGCACAAAATGTAACTTGATTGTTATGACTACTAGCTATTgcaataaaacatatataaactcagtaatGAAATTTTTACTCACAGAGTTGaaacatttcttggaagcaaatcccaaattttcacaGACGTCTTGTCAGCATCTTCAGGGGTGTTGTCACGTTTCTCAGAAGACAAGACGTCGCTGACAAGACGTCggcgaaaatttgggattcgcttcctagaaatattttgactcagagtagaaatttcattactaagtatgaacccacaGTCCATGAAAATTCATTCTCGCATATATAAACTCATTTTGCTATGACCTGTACACTTTGATGACATACAGATTTTATGAATAAAGTAGCTACTTGTAATGAGgaacaaatgtattcaaatgagTAAAGTAGCTACTTGTAATGAAgaacaaatttatttaaatgagTGAAGTGGCTAATTGCAATATGACAGATAATTGCAATGAGAACCAAATTTATTGAAAACTAAGGTTATTTGTAGTCTCGCTGCTAGACTCGTGACTATCATCCCTAAGCTTTGTGTGCCGTGTGGcacagccgcgagaagagaacATAAACATGTGGGACGATAGTCATGAGTctggcagcaagactaggtTATTTGCCGTCCCCAAAGCAATTAGCACGATATAAGATTATGGTCTTTCTAATTTTTCAACCTGTTATTTTCAAAGCTTTTCACTAAAGCTTACAACAGATGACAGTACCGTAACATGAACATCCTACGCAATATCACTGTCATCTACACTTCATGTCTGAATAGGTTTCTATCTTTGGGCTCAGTGACAAAAATGCAGCAttgccactagggggcgctGTTTAATTTAAAAACAGTAATCATTTTACCTGCTCTTTCAATGTAGAAGTTTACAAACTACTGTTTTCCATTTGACCTACGTCTGACCCTTCCAATGTTTATCTGACAAATTTGGGTGAAAATCTAAAGGTCAAATGTGCCAAAAATTGAAACTATCTTAATAATTGTACAAATCAAGGTAGGTGCCGGATTAAAAGCTGAAATGTTTGGACTCAGAAAGCTGAATTTGAAtatctgttttaaaaaaaaacacttatcAACACTTATCAATGGAGGTAAGTGTTTTCCTTGTTTGGTAACATGGTTGAAAAGAATAGCACAGTACATATAAGTTGTTTCAATGAAAAACCTCAACTTACCAACTACTTGTGCAGATACTTTTGCAGTTTTTGACTTAAATGAAGAGACATTCTGTAAAttagaagaaaaagaaaaaaattatcgaTAAGTTAGAGCCATTAGTAACAAATAGTTCAAAGTTTCCTTAAGACTTTAATTCAATtctcatttctaagtcattcagatgattgtgaaatgaaagtaacatcaacatgtacacatacacttactttttttaaaaaactttttatttttcattttcaaccaCCTGACCCATCAATTTTTTAGGTGTTACGATGAGAAACATAGCATTATGTATGGGCAAATCATCACCAATTTGATAAATGGGTGTGAACTATTCAACAGTGAAAAGTTACTTGAAGTGAACAAGGTTGTGTTGGGATTGGGGGTgggagatggggggggggggaaagaggCTGAACTAACAATGTAGATATACTTACAATTGTACTGATTATATATACTCACCTTTTGTTTGGTAAAGGACTTTGAACCTCTGGTTATTTCCTGGTTCTTTTGTTTCACTAAATTAAGGATGTCACAGGTTATGATGATTTTCCTTTCTACAAACCCAGGAGTCATTATTTGGTCCTTCGTCAGTGATGGTTTATAACTGAAAATGTCTCTAAGAATCTAAAAAAAAGATATTCCAGTCACATTTAGATACATGTGTATAACTACAGACCTTGCACTGGTGGCAAGTCAAGAAATAAACCAATCATAGTAGAGTAAAGACATCAAAGTTGCATGAGTCAGAAGCTATCATTTAATCAAATAACTCTAGAATTAAATGACAGGGTAGCATCTATCTATGCtgttacaatatataaatatcagATAACCAAAGTACGCGAGTTATCATGGACTCTCTACCATGTCATACTTTAAACTCCAGTTTTGAAATCCAAATTTCCAacatttgatgtacattttgtacaagcATGAATTCtgcacatgcacgcatgcatgcacacacacacacacacgcacacacacatgcacgcatgcacacccACATATTTAAATTACATAATGATCTGCCATTTGTAGCAGTTTGTTGTCAAGATGCATGAGCTAgaactttcaaatttgttgGGTAAAAACTCAAATTGATTTCTCATGAAACTGTAACTGTTGTAAACTCTGAATAAAagactttttgttttaaaaaaaataaccctAAATCATCAAGTCTCATTGTTCAGATGACAGAACTTACTTTAAAAACAGTTTCCACAAATCTGAAATCATTCTTAACATACAGTAGTGATAAACCAGATGAAGATAACAATTCTGCTACAGGCTGTGAATATTCCAGGAAAGCATAGTGCCAAACTGGTCGAACAGCAGTGATCGTACCCTCCATAATCCTACAATAGAATATTTAATTTGAGGACTTCAAGAGGTAGAAATGATGCAAGTTCACACTTCAGAGATGGCCTGTTTACTgcgctgtcgagatacatcattagctggtcatacctcctagccctcataTTCTCCAGTAAACACTTTTTAAGAGAAGGCATGGCAACTAATACAATGCAGTGTCactttcacacacaaaaacctACCCCTCACCATGGGCAATCATGACTGTAAGGGCTCCATTGTCTATGCCCAAACCCCCTCATTTGATTACCAGTACGTTCGGATAAAATCTACTCTTATTGCAACCCCTTCTCATTCTCCACATATTTTAACCCTAGGTTTCCCACTAAAATTCTTTTACATATGGAAATCACTGGATGTTTAACCGAATCCCCTCTATTTTATTATGATGTTTCCAAAGCATGGCAAAATCATTGTGCTGAATAACCAAACTAAATTTTTGCAATTTcggaattaaaaaaaaatcatcatttatttatttatcaaaccATGAGTCAaagaaatgattacaaaatcaattatttattcataaaattgtGCTGATGAGTAAAAGAATTTCCTTTACAAAATTGATGGATGACATCGTAGTCTCCTGTGGTGCAGTTTTCTTGATAAAAAATTACAGTGACATGATTTTTTAGTGCTTTACTTTTTTGTAaacccaacaaacaaacaaacaaacaaacaaacaaacaaacaaacaaacaaaaataagagATGACGGTTGAGGCATGTGAGCATATGAGAATGGGAAATGCCAAGGAAATGTATTATGCCTCGACATTAGTCATTAGGGTGCaacataaaacacaaaaaagCAGGGTTCTTATAACCATATCTTGTGACATTCCAAATCAAGGCCTGGTACAGGTAAATTCAGCCATGTCAAATCAATGCCTTTTTCAGTTGGTGAATTCGTGGAGGACCTTCCTACCTCTAGACTATGGTGAATGGATTTGAGGGGTCACtaatattttcatgattttcagcCAAGGAAGGGACTATTTTTCTTGTCATGGAGCCTGAGGGTGGGTATATAGCACGAGGCTCTACCTTCTTGGTCTAATATTCACACCACTAACAttgcaacaacaaaacaattgGTTGTACAAGGTGACTGTCTAGACGAACTGAGGGTGTTCTTACCCTTTCTCTATCTCCCCTGGGTATTTCATGTGCCGAAGCTGTGTTCGCAGTTTCCTCAGGTTGTTTTTTATATCTCCGGTTGCCATCTTCGAAAAAGTATAGATGAGTACACTTTATACTGTTGTGACCTGCAATTACATTCAAAATAACGTGTTTCCTTTGGATTTTGACGTTAACAAAATCTCAAATTACAAGAAGTACGACGTCATGAACGTGTCACTGCATGTCACTCCACCGACTGAATGAGTGGTTTTTCTGTCTCTATCATCTATGCTATAAAATTCGAGGGGAAAAAAGAAACCAGTCCACTATATACTAACAGACAAAACTTACTTTAAATAAAGATTTGCAGAATTGTCTACACACATTCACATCAGGTTAAACGTGGAACACACATTTCAACATGAACTTCTTGTACGAGCTCACGGTATTTTGATCCAGGTGCAATGTTTTGAATATCCCGCTGATAATTTACTGCTTGATGAAACGGCAATTGCTATTGGTTTACTTGATTACGGCGATTGTGAATATGGGGCAACAACATAACGTAAATGTTCATAACTTAAACATTTACAAGGTTATTAGtgtataaattgtatatattggTACAAAATACTGTTTTCATTAGTAGATTCGTAGCAGTAATTCACGTGGTAATGGTAAAGAAGTATGTTTTCTTTGCCGACACTTGTCAGCATACCCTATCTTACGAATGGTAAAGGTCGATAGTTCTCTATGGCCAATCAGAGAATGCGTATCGTGTACAAGGTTGACGCTCGACGTTATTTTTACCTTCACAGAAGAGAATTCGATTATAGTCCAGCGTAGATTTATCTACATTTCGCATATTATACGACAAAGTTCTCATTTTTACCTTTTAAATACTTTGCTTATAAtagtttgataaatatatttataaattattattgttatttgaaattttttatCGTAGCTTGTACTACGAACATAAtagttgtcatttttaaagaCCTCTGAACTCATACGCAATCTCGGACATGTCA
The genomic region above belongs to Glandiceps talaboti chromosome 8, keGlaTala1.1, whole genome shotgun sequence and contains:
- the LOC144438456 gene encoding uncharacterized protein LOC144438456, which codes for MDDKIEDMKDEGVHIYTKGGDMGTENGDMDTKGGDMDTKGDDMDTKGGDMDTKGDDNTVNEASAAGSSQSNQFISSDVTSRAERMAKMIKQTEALLGMDSSLNQPEVAEEGIYTS